The following are from one region of the Aphis gossypii isolate Hap1 unplaced genomic scaffold, ASM2018417v2 Contig00322, whole genome shotgun sequence genome:
- the LOC114125966 gene encoding uncharacterized protein LOC114125966: MRGLLPSELISNSLYFRGPEFLFQSDDHWPVSTVSELTLPSIEQLPETRCTTNVLHLHEEQNCESIIQRFSSLSRIQRVLAYCFRFIDNSRRRQVNFGPVSWQECERALLSAVKCSQKIYFSELYHKLVNSKSIVTPTVLAQLAPFLDERQVIRVGGRLKYSSLNPDAKHPILLPKSSHLSQLIIQHYHSSTLHGGTRLLLSLIQRRFWIVSGRAAIRQVIFKCITCVRHKAKCSQPVMADLPSFRVKPHRPFSNVGMDYGGPFAVKESKRRNAKSYKAYLALFVCLSTKAVHLEAVTDLSTEAFLAALDRFVARRGIPATIRSDCGTNYVGAARILKNLFKDATVQDVLHARIPCQWIFNPPAAPHFGGIWEAAIKSAKLHMKKVIGSQIYTLEEFMTLITKVEGVLNSRQLVAASSETNDLCALTPGHFLIGQPIIEIPDSDVTDVPQNRLRRWQLVKQATQSFWTRWNREYLHTLQSRQKWYSQCANLNVGDMVIINSPTRPPLAWQLGRVIEVHPGPDKVVRVVTVRTAEGLFKRPVVKVVKLPISEDATDPN; this comes from the exons ATGAG AGGATTACTTCCCTCCGAGTTGATTTCAAACTCATTATATTTCCGGGGTcctgaatttttatttcaatctgACGATCATTGGCCCGTGTCTACCGTGTCTGAGCTGACGTTACCATCGATAGAGCAATTACCTGAGACTAGGTGTACAacaaatgttttacatttgcACGAAGAACAAAACTGTGAGTCAATTATTCAAAGATTTTCATCATTATCAAGAATACAGAGAGTGTTAGCTTACTGCTTCAGATTCATTGACAATTCGCGGCGGCGACAAGTCAACTTTGGTCCAGTATCTTGGCAAGAATGCGAACGTGCTTTATTGTCGGCTGTCAAGTGTTctcaaaaaatctatttttctgAACTTTATCACAAACTGGtgaattcaaaatcaatagTCACACCAACCGTCCTCGCACAATTGGCTCCGTTTTTGGACGAGAGACAGGTTATTCGAGTTGGTGGTCGATTGAAATATTCATCTTTAAATCCAGATGCAAAACACCCGATACTCTTACCAAAATCATCTCATCTTagtcaattaattatacaacattatcATTCTAGTACGTTACACGGTGGAACTCGTCTATTATTGTCATTGATCCAACGCCGTTTCTGGATTGTCTCCGGTCGAGCAGCAATTCGAcaggtaatatttaaatgtatcacCTGTGTCCGGCACAAAGCTAAGTGTTCCCAGCCCGTAATGGCTGATCTACCATCGTTCCGAGTTAAGCCACACCGTCCATTCAGTAATGTTGGAATGGATTATGGGGGACCCTTTGCAGTGAAAGAGAGCAAGCGTCGAAACGCCAAGAGTTATAAGGCATATCTTGCGTTGTTCGTATGCTTATCAACAAAGGCGGTCCATTTGGAAGCAGTTACAGATCTTTCCACTGAGGCTTTTTTAGCTGCTCTAGATCGCTTCGTGGCCAGACGAGGAATTCCAGCGACCATACGATCAGACTGCGGCACTAACTATGTTGGTGCAGCTCGGATactgaaaaatttatttaaagacgCCACTGTACAAGACGTTTTACACGCCCGTATCCCCTGTCAATGGATATTTAATCCACCTGCTGCCCCTCATTTCGGGGGAATATGGGAAGCAGCAATAAAAAGTGCGAAGCTGCATATGAAAAAGGTAATCGGATCTCAGATTTACACATTGGAGGAATTTATGACATTGATCACCAAGGTTGAAGGAGTGTTAAACTCGCGACAATTAGTGGCTGCGTCCAGTGAAACAAACGATTTGTGCGCGTTGACTCCTggtcattttttaattggtcaACCGATCATAGAAATTCCTGACAGTGACGTTACCGACGTACCCCAAAATCGTCTTCGAAGATGGCAATTGGTCAAACAGGCTACTCAATCATTTTGGACTCGATGGAATCGCGAATACCTTCATACATTACAAAGCCGACAAAAATGGTACTCCCAATGCGCCAATTTGAACGTGGGAGACATGGTGATTATAAATTCCCCAACTCGCCCTCCTCTAGCTTGGCAATTAGGTCGAGTGATCGAAGTTCATCCTGGACCAGACAAGGTAGTGCGAGTAGTCACAGTAAGAACGGCAGAGGGACTATTCAAGAGGCCAGTAGTAAAGGTTGTCAAGCTACCTATCTCCGAAGATGCAACCGATCCTAACTGA